In a single window of the Bradyrhizobium erythrophlei genome:
- a CDS encoding PHA/PHB synthase family protein gives MADKLMQPGWDPLVLAAQLQNIAKQSQTLMQRFVSNQPDAIKLGIGDTSSLGFDFFELMTKMMTNPAAVASAQIDLFCGTLSVWQKTVERMLMLRAQEADAPKDKRFKHPEWSENAIFSFVKDSYLVAAKSILSAVREVQGMDDATARKVDFYTRQFVDALSPSNFVATNPEVLTATLYSGGQNLLRGLENLLVDLERGNGRLSITMTDMKAFRLGETIATTPGKIVCQNELMQLIQYRASTPEVRRRPLLIVPPWINKFYVLDLQPKNSFINWAVDQGHTVFVISWTNPDEKLAEKSFENYMIEGTLAALNAIETATGERNVNTIGYCLGGTLLASTAAYLAAKGDDRIASATYFVTLVDFTDAGEMAVFIDEAQLASLERRMRERGYLEAQDMATAFNMLRANDLIWSFVVDNYLLGKEQMPFDLLFWNSDSTRMPAAMHSFYLRKMYQQNLLAKPGGITLADTPIDLSKISTPTFILSTREDHIAPWKSTYAATHLYSGPVKFVLSASGHMAGVISGPGSKYGHWTNDNLPPSPDEWFADATPHRGSWWPVWDEWITQLDSGRVPAREPGGGKLTIVEDAPGSYVRVRSAA, from the coding sequence ATGGCCGACAAACTGATGCAGCCCGGATGGGACCCGCTCGTCCTTGCGGCGCAATTGCAGAATATCGCGAAACAAAGCCAGACACTAATGCAACGTTTCGTGTCTAATCAGCCGGACGCGATCAAGCTTGGCATTGGTGACACGTCGAGCCTCGGGTTCGATTTTTTCGAGCTCATGACGAAGATGATGACCAACCCCGCGGCGGTCGCGAGCGCTCAGATTGATCTATTTTGCGGCACTTTGAGTGTTTGGCAAAAGACCGTCGAACGGATGCTCATGCTGCGCGCACAGGAAGCCGATGCTCCGAAAGATAAACGCTTCAAACATCCGGAATGGAGCGAGAATGCCATCTTCAGCTTTGTGAAAGACAGCTATCTCGTTGCTGCGAAGTCGATTCTTTCGGCAGTCCGCGAAGTCCAGGGCATGGACGACGCCACCGCTCGCAAGGTGGATTTCTACACCCGCCAATTCGTCGATGCTTTGTCGCCCTCCAATTTCGTCGCAACAAATCCGGAGGTCCTCACCGCAACCCTGTATTCTGGCGGACAGAACTTGCTGCGTGGCTTGGAGAATCTTCTCGTCGATCTGGAACGCGGCAATGGTCGCCTTTCGATTACGATGACTGACATGAAGGCTTTCCGCCTCGGCGAAACTATCGCAACCACGCCAGGAAAAATCGTCTGTCAGAATGAGCTCATGCAATTGATCCAATACAGGGCATCCACGCCGGAAGTCCGAAGGCGGCCACTGCTCATCGTGCCGCCGTGGATCAACAAGTTTTATGTTCTCGATCTGCAGCCGAAGAATTCCTTCATCAACTGGGCTGTCGATCAAGGCCATACGGTCTTCGTCATCTCCTGGACGAATCCCGACGAGAAGCTCGCTGAAAAGAGCTTTGAAAACTACATGATCGAGGGAACTTTGGCGGCACTGAACGCGATCGAGACCGCAACCGGAGAGCGCAACGTCAACACGATCGGCTATTGCCTCGGCGGCACTCTACTCGCCTCGACGGCCGCCTATTTGGCCGCGAAGGGCGACGACCGGATTGCAAGTGCCACTTATTTCGTGACGCTCGTCGATTTTACCGACGCGGGTGAGATGGCCGTCTTCATCGACGAAGCGCAATTAGCGTCTCTCGAAAGACGGATGCGCGAGCGCGGGTATCTGGAAGCACAAGATATGGCGACGGCGTTCAATATGTTGCGCGCGAATGACCTGATTTGGTCGTTCGTCGTCGACAATTACCTGCTCGGTAAAGAGCAAATGCCCTTTGATCTTCTGTTTTGGAACTCCGATTCGACGCGCATGCCAGCGGCGATGCATTCGTTCTATTTACGTAAGATGTATCAGCAGAATCTCCTTGCAAAACCCGGCGGTATTACTCTCGCCGATACCCCGATCGACTTGTCGAAAATTTCGACGCCGACCTTCATTCTGTCTACGCGCGAAGACCACATTGCGCCATGGAAATCGACCTATGCGGCGACCCATTTGTATTCCGGGCCGGTCAAGTTCGTTTTGTCGGCTTCGGGCCACATGGCTGGCGTGATCAGCGGACCAGGCAGCAAATACGGTCACTGGACGAACGACAATTTGCCGCCAAGCCCTGACGAATGGTTTGCTGACGCTACGCCTCATCGAGGGTCATGGTGGCCGGTCTGGGATGAATGGATAACGCAACTTGACTCGGGCCGCGTTCCTGCGCGCGAACCTGGCGGTGGCAAGCTCACGATTGTCGAAGACGCCCCGGGCTCTTACGTGCGGGTGAGATCGGCAGCGTAG
- a CDS encoding DUF3141 domain-containing protein — protein sequence MDRYLGGQFPYAAFFWPALVAASAAETASSIAAHFLELSGEADGLRLPQEPEGATPSKIALELQAVRLRDFTIAESGVPTLLCTPLALHGAAIADLAAGHSLVAAFCGAGIERLFMTDWRSASADMRFLGIDEYLADLNVLVDCVGGLVDLMGLCQGGWLSLIYAGRFPAKVRKLVMAGAPVDIAARQSGLSAIAEATPLIMFQSLVNLGGGRIIGRNIAQFWGNDTDANAIRESLQTLQPIGSPEFTRLEAIFKNWNSWTIDIPGTYYLEVIEKLYKRNELASGSFVALGQKIDLSRLRVPMYLLAGSADEVVAPEQLLAVERLVGTQPEYLRHEIAPCNHLGLFMGRQALEEYWPRIVRWMKEVD from the coding sequence ATGGATCGGTATCTAGGAGGTCAATTCCCGTATGCGGCGTTCTTCTGGCCGGCGCTCGTCGCTGCATCAGCCGCTGAAACTGCGTCGTCCATAGCGGCACATTTCCTGGAACTCTCAGGCGAAGCTGATGGCTTGCGCCTTCCGCAAGAGCCGGAAGGAGCAACGCCAAGCAAGATCGCGCTCGAGCTGCAAGCAGTCCGGCTACGTGACTTTACCATTGCCGAAAGCGGCGTTCCCACCCTGCTGTGCACACCGCTCGCGCTGCATGGAGCCGCTATAGCCGACCTTGCAGCCGGACACAGTCTTGTTGCCGCCTTCTGTGGTGCTGGAATTGAACGCCTCTTCATGACCGATTGGCGCTCGGCCAGCGCTGACATGCGATTTCTCGGAATTGACGAATATCTTGCCGATCTCAATGTCCTTGTCGATTGTGTCGGTGGCTTGGTTGATCTCATGGGGCTTTGCCAGGGAGGCTGGTTATCCCTGATCTATGCCGGACGATTCCCAGCCAAGGTGCGCAAACTTGTTATGGCCGGAGCGCCGGTTGATATTGCTGCGCGGCAATCCGGATTGTCGGCTATCGCCGAGGCGACTCCCCTGATCATGTTTCAGAGCCTGGTTAATCTCGGCGGTGGTCGCATTATCGGCCGCAATATCGCGCAGTTCTGGGGAAACGACACTGACGCAAACGCTATTCGCGAATCTCTGCAGACGCTTCAGCCGATCGGCTCGCCGGAATTCACGCGGCTCGAAGCCATCTTCAAAAACTGGAATTCTTGGACAATCGACATTCCCGGAACATACTATCTCGAAGTTATCGAGAAACTATACAAGCGCAACGAACTCGCCAGCGGAAGCTTCGTCGCCCTGGGGCAAAAGATCGACCTCTCGCGCCTGCGGGTTCCAATGTATCTTCTTGCTGGAAGCGCCGACGAAGTGGTTGCCCCGGAACAATTGCTTGCAGTGGAGCGGCTGGTCGGAACGCAGCCGGAGTATCTCCGCCACGAGATTGCCCCGTGCAATCATCTAGGTCTGTTCATGGGGAGGCAGGCGCTTGAAGAGTATTGGCCGAGGATTGTGCGTTGGATGAAAGAGGTCGATTGA
- a CDS encoding IS30 family transposase yields MEQRFRRGFTTAEKTELWDRWQRGESLKGIGRAFGKPSSSIYFQVAPHGGIRPAARHRSRLALALSEREEISRGITAHRSARSIAKMLGRSPSTVSREISRNGGYDRYRAALADDQAWARARRPKRCKLATNPGLRQAVTSKLRLNWAPEQIAGWLKRAHPEDENCQVSHETIYRSLFVQARGVLKKELLCHLRSKRTIRRSKQAGLHGDGRGQIKDPVSIRQRPAAVEDRAVPGHWEGDLLSGSKNSYIATLVERHTRYVMLAKVANKDTQSVVSALIKQARKLPTELYKSLTWDRGKELTDHRRFTLTTNIDVYFCDPQSPWQRGSNENTNGLLRQYFPKGTDLSVHSQAHLNKVARQLNERPRKTMQFETPAERFNACVASTG; encoded by the coding sequence ATGGAACAGAGATTTCGTCGAGGTTTTACAACGGCCGAGAAGACGGAGTTATGGGATCGCTGGCAACGCGGGGAGTCTTTGAAGGGGATCGGGCGAGCGTTTGGGAAGCCGTCATCGTCGATTTATTTCCAGGTGGCCCCGCACGGGGGCATCCGTCCTGCAGCAAGGCATCGCTCAAGGCTGGCATTGGCGCTTTCGGAGCGGGAGGAGATTTCCAGAGGGATTACAGCGCATCGATCAGCCCGATCGATAGCCAAGATGCTGGGCCGCTCGCCTTCGACGGTGAGCCGAGAAATTAGCCGGAATGGCGGCTATGATCGATACCGAGCGGCTCTGGCGGATGACCAGGCCTGGGCCCGAGCCCGCCGTCCGAAACGTTGCAAGTTGGCGACTAATCCCGGGTTGCGACAGGCGGTAACCAGCAAGCTGAGATTAAATTGGGCACCCGAGCAGATAGCCGGCTGGCTTAAGAGAGCCCATCCTGAAGATGAGAATTGTCAGGTGTCACACGAGACGATCTATCGCAGTCTCTTTGTTCAAGCTCGCGGAGTGCTTAAGAAAGAGCTACTTTGCCATCTTCGATCGAAGCGCACGATCCGTCGATCGAAACAGGCAGGTCTTCACGGCGATGGACGGGGACAAATCAAGGATCCCGTCTCGATCCGTCAGCGCCCGGCAGCAGTTGAAGATCGAGCGGTGCCTGGCCATTGGGAAGGCGATCTGCTGTCCGGTTCGAAGAACAGCTATATCGCGACCTTGGTCGAGCGTCATACCCGTTACGTGATGTTAGCAAAGGTGGCCAACAAAGACACCCAATCGGTCGTCTCCGCGCTCATCAAGCAAGCTAGAAAGCTGCCGACCGAACTGTATAAATCGCTAACCTGGGACCGGGGCAAGGAACTTACGGATCATCGACGATTTACGTTGACGACCAACATCGACGTTTATTTTTGCGATCCGCAAAGCCCGTGGCAGCGCGGGTCGAATGAGAACACCAATGGCCTGCTGCGACAATACTTCCCGAAGGGCACCGACTTGTCGGTGCACTCGCAAGCCCACTTGAACAAAGTGGCTCGCCAGCTTAACGAACGGCCGCGTAAGACCATGCAATTTGAAACCCCAGCAGAGAGATTTAACGCCTGTGTTGCATCGACCGGTTGA
- a CDS encoding flavin-containing monooxygenase — translation MNASLDPTHMPERTVAVIGGGPAGLVAARFLKKHGFDPVVFEAAAVVGGQWNAGSPLSAVWPGMRTNTSRVLTAFSDLDHPAGTSVYPSQFDMLAYLQQYAEKGGLTPHLRLSTRVEGLDQGAGAGWIVRSRRGESTVSELFSRVVVATGCCTGPDLPTIAGLSGFAGRGGAIHSSQYKGAERYHGQSVLVAGCSISALEIASELAASGAKVCVAMRRQRYVLQKLLAGVPTDHVAFTRFAAQAERVLPPEAIAAGMKQMVLKSCGSPEQFGAPKPDDNVFAAGLTQSQNYLALVAEGRIRPRPWLEAIDGQTVRFADRSSDAFDAIILGTGFKLTLPFVSETIAATLGLDGSHVDLHDHTLHPDLNGLGFIGLYPLVGPYFPVLELQARWLAYLWAGLRPMPSIETMQEGVSTARARRSGPRDIPMHALATLFATHAGVEPRPAAWPALERALWFGPLSPVSFRLIGPDAEPDAPTRAMAAARSFNAIIEDALTPGESARVKAVTATPEVRAA, via the coding sequence ATGAATGCTTCTCTCGATCCGACCCATATGCCTGAACGAACCGTCGCCGTTATCGGCGGCGGCCCGGCCGGCCTTGTCGCGGCCCGCTTCCTCAAAAAGCACGGCTTCGATCCGGTCGTCTTCGAGGCTGCGGCGGTGGTAGGCGGGCAATGGAATGCGGGCTCGCCTTTGAGCGCCGTCTGGCCGGGCATGCGCACCAATACAAGCCGGGTACTGACGGCCTTCAGCGATCTCGATCATCCTGCAGGCACCAGTGTCTATCCGAGCCAGTTCGATATGCTGGCCTATTTGCAGCAATATGCCGAGAAGGGCGGCCTCACGCCCCACCTCCGTCTGTCGACCCGTGTCGAAGGGTTGGATCAGGGTGCCGGGGCGGGCTGGATCGTCCGCTCGCGACGCGGCGAGAGCACTGTATCGGAACTCTTTTCGCGCGTCGTGGTCGCGACAGGCTGCTGCACGGGACCCGACCTACCCACAATTGCCGGGCTGAGTGGTTTCGCCGGCCGCGGCGGCGCCATCCATAGCTCCCAATATAAAGGGGCCGAGCGGTATCACGGGCAATCTGTGCTCGTTGCCGGCTGTTCAATCAGCGCGCTCGAAATCGCGAGCGAATTGGCGGCATCGGGCGCGAAGGTTTGCGTCGCCATGCGTCGCCAACGTTACGTCCTGCAAAAGCTCCTTGCCGGGGTGCCGACGGATCACGTTGCTTTCACGCGTTTTGCCGCGCAGGCCGAAAGGGTGCTGCCGCCGGAGGCGATCGCGGCGGGGATGAAACAAATGGTCCTGAAGAGCTGCGGAAGCCCCGAGCAATTTGGCGCTCCGAAGCCAGACGACAACGTCTTCGCCGCCGGCTTGACCCAGTCGCAGAATTATCTGGCATTGGTGGCGGAAGGACGAATCCGACCGCGGCCATGGCTCGAAGCGATCGACGGCCAAACCGTACGCTTTGCCGACCGATCCAGCGACGCCTTCGATGCGATCATTCTCGGCACCGGTTTCAAGCTCACGCTGCCGTTCGTCAGCGAGACGATCGCGGCGACCCTCGGTCTCGACGGCAGCCACGTCGACCTGCACGACCACACGCTGCATCCCGATCTGAATGGTCTCGGTTTCATCGGTCTTTATCCACTGGTCGGCCCCTATTTCCCGGTGCTCGAATTGCAGGCGCGTTGGCTTGCTTATCTGTGGGCGGGGCTGCGGCCGATGCCGTCCATTGAAACGATGCAAGAGGGCGTTTCGACGGCAAGAGCACGTCGAAGTGGTCCGCGCGATATTCCCATGCACGCCCTGGCGACGCTCTTTGCTACCCATGCGGGTGTTGAGCCGCGTCCCGCGGCATGGCCGGCGCTCGAACGCGCATTGTGGTTCGGCCCTTTGTCGCCGGTCTCGTTCCGCCTGATCGGCCCTGATGCCGAACCCGACGCGCCGACCCGCGCCATGGCGGCGGCGCGTTCTTTCAACGCGATCATCGAGGACGCGCTCACGCCCGGGGAGTCGGCGCGTGTGAAGGCCGTGACTGCAACGCCCGAGGTGCGAGCCGCATGA
- a CDS encoding pyridoxamine 5'-phosphate oxidase family protein, whose translation MPGTDRNPIDAALATFLESPVMIIVGSCDDGLLPQVARAAGSVVDRAKGRVDLIVSGWQWPQTIANVARNGQLAVTFARPADYVSYQLKGRAAIIPASTAHRQRAQHYIEVMIETFAGLGLDRAVAASWLVDLEPQVLRLAVETIFVQTPGEKAGSILEPSR comes from the coding sequence ATGCCGGGAACAGACCGCAACCCGATCGACGCTGCGCTGGCTACCTTCCTGGAAAGCCCGGTGATGATTATCGTTGGGAGCTGCGACGATGGCTTGCTACCGCAAGTTGCCCGGGCAGCCGGCTCTGTCGTTGATCGTGCCAAAGGTCGAGTCGACCTCATCGTCTCGGGCTGGCAATGGCCGCAGACCATCGCCAATGTCGCGCGCAACGGGCAACTCGCCGTCACCTTCGCGCGGCCCGCCGACTATGTCTCCTACCAGCTCAAAGGTCGCGCCGCGATCATTCCAGCTTCCACCGCCCATCGACAGCGCGCGCAGCACTACATCGAGGTGATGATCGAGACGTTCGCGGGGCTCGGCCTCGATCGGGCGGTCGCGGCGTCCTGGCTCGTCGACCTGGAGCCGCAGGTCTTGCGCCTCGCGGTCGAGACGATTTTCGTGCAGACGCCGGGCGAGAAGGCCGGAAGTATCCTCGAGCCGTCTCGATGA
- a CDS encoding recombinase family protein — protein sequence MTVYGYAGVSTDGQSLSAQLAELKAAKCSKIFQEKISGARSDRKQLTRLMAVLAKGDVLVVTRLDRLARSTRDLLNLLGTIAENGAGFKSLRDTWADTTTAHGRLMLTVLGGLAEFERELIRTRTGEGRARAKERGVILGRKPKLTNHQKREAIARREAGEVLTDIARSYNVSHSTISRLS from the coding sequence GTGACCGTCTATGGATACGCGGGGGTGAGCACCGACGGCCAATCCTTATCTGCTCAATTAGCCGAACTTAAAGCCGCGAAATGCTCGAAGATATTTCAGGAGAAGATCAGCGGTGCTCGGTCCGACCGTAAGCAGCTAACTCGTCTGATGGCGGTCCTAGCAAAAGGGGACGTGCTGGTCGTTACCCGGCTCGACCGATTGGCGAGGTCCACCCGCGACCTCCTAAATCTATTGGGGACGATCGCTGAAAATGGGGCAGGATTCAAATCGCTGAGAGATACCTGGGCTGACACCACGACGGCGCACGGTCGCTTGATGCTGACCGTCTTGGGCGGTCTCGCCGAGTTTGAGCGCGAGCTGATCCGGACGCGGACCGGCGAGGGGAGAGCACGGGCAAAGGAGAGGGGGGTAATACTCGGTCGGAAACCTAAACTGACCAACCATCAGAAAAGGGAAGCAATCGCTCGCCGGGAGGCGGGAGAGGTGCTGACAGACATTGCGCGATCCTACAACGTAAGCCATTCGACGATCAGTCGCCTGAGCTAA